TTTGATGGAAATTTTTCTTTTCATAGTAGTTGAAAGTAAATCTTGAAGAAATGGAAGTCAAAGGAGAAATAAAACAAAAAAACCGTAGTTCCTGAGAACTACGGGTTAGTGTAATCGTGGTAGCGAGGGAGGGAATTGAACCCCCGACACTGCGGATATGAGCCGCATGCTCTAACCAACTGAGCTACCTCGCCACGTTTCGGCCTTCGCCGCCAACGAGAGAGAGTACTATACGGTCTCTTTCTTCTTGGCAAGTAAAATTTTAAATTTTTTCAATTTTTTTTAAAATAATGCTTTTGCTTAGCAATTCTAGATTGTTGAATGTCTAATTTTAACTCCAGAAATACAGAATCAGCGGAGCCAGTGCAAGCCTGTAATAAGCGAATGGACGCAAGGTTAATTTACCTAAAAGGTATATGAAGCCTTTCACCGCAATCCATGCAGAAATAAAGGAAACAATAAATCCTATCGCAAGAAACGACATATCTGCCATTGTGAAGAGTTTATAGCTTTTCAACATGTCGTAACCTGTCGCGGCAAACATAATGGGGACAGCTGCAATAAAAGAATATTCCGCAGCTACTTTTCGTTTTGCTCCCAGAATCATGCCACCCATAATAGTCGATGCTGATCTTGAAAATCCGGGCCACAGTGCAAGACATTGGAAGCATCCTATGCCTAATGCCAGTTTTGGTGTCATTTCATCTAATGTAAAGCATTCAGGTTTTCTTTCTTTTCGTTCTACAAAAAGAATCATTATGGCTCCTACCAAAAGAGCCCATGCAACTGTGTAAGGATTAAAGAGATATTTTTTAATAGCATCGTGTGCAATAAGTCCGAGAATCGATGCTGGTAAACTTGTTAAAAATAACAAATATAGTCCTCGTACTCCTGAAAACTTTTTTCCTTGTTTAGGAAAAAGTAAACCCCAGAAAAGTGGCCAGTATAGCAATACTACAGCAAGAATTGCTCCTAATTGGATTGCAACCTCAAAAGACGCAGCCTTATCACCTGTAAAACCAAGAAGATTGCCGGTAATGATCAGGTGACCTGTGCTTGAGACTGGCAAAAATTCTGTTAGACCTTCGACTACTCCGAGAATTGCAGCTGCATAAAGAGAAGGCATTTAAAACCTCTTGAATTGATAATAAATATAAAATGAATTAAAATAGCTAGATAGCTATAAAACATCTAATCAAGTATAAGGAAAAATCGTTCATTTAAGTTGTTAAACCGTGATTTAAATATTCCAGCCTGCGCAAAGTTGCAAGGGGGAACAAGCTAGTGTACTATAATTGATTAATAACGTTTGTCCTTAAAGGAATAGAATATATGACAACTATTGTTTCTAACTGTGAACTTACACGCAAAGCTGTTAAGTGGATTTCTGAACAGCAGGGTGAAACTGGTAAAACTCATAGCGTGCTACTTGAAGAAGCAGCTATGCGTTTTAATTTATCACCAAAAGATATGGAATTTCTTGATAGATTTTACAAAGAAAATGCTGATAAAAGTCCTGAATGTGACTAATAATTTTTATTCAAAACTGGACTTAACCGTCTATAATTCCATATGGAAACAATTTGAAGCTTCTTCATCGTCAAATTTTTAAAGAACTTTTTTCCATTTTTTCGTTAAGCTTGTCTGGTTTTATGGGACTGATCTTAATTGGAAGGCTTTTGCAATTCAGAGATCTTTTCATGGGACAAAGTCTTGGCGCACTTGAAATGGGGAAGTTGTTCCTATACTTGTGTCCTTTTTTTCTGCTCGTACTAACTCCTATTGCTACGATGCTGGCTATTTTCCTGACTTTTTTGCGCATGAATTCAGATAATGAAATCACGGCTCTTAAGTCAGGCGGGCTTAGTCTGTACAAGCTTTTACCTGCTCCAATAATTTTTTGCATCTTGTGCACCTGCGCTGACGTATTTTTCTCTTTATATGGCCTTTCGTGGGGGACAGAACATTTTCGTGATGCTTTGATGGAGTTTGCTCGAACCAGAAGTCAGTTAGCTATTCAGCCGGGAGTTTTTAATAGAGATTTTCCGGGGTTAGTTTTTTACGCTGAAAATGTAGATAAAGAAGACGGCATGATGCATTCCGTTTTTGTGCGTGACAGTACTCGAAAAACTATGACTGCAACAATTGTTGCTCCGCAGGGTGAAATCAGAACCGATTCTATCCGTGGAAGACTCATGGTTCATCTCGAAAACGGGCGGATATATCAGCAGAATAAAGATCAACTGAGTGTTCTTAAATTTAAAAATTACGATGTCAGAATACCTCTTGGAAACCTTTTGAAAGGTTATAGCGTGGATGACCCGCGCCCTAAAGAAATGGCATGGGAAAAACTTGTCCGCATTAGTAGAGGAGGAGACCGTGCCGGAGATCTGGATCAGAAATTTTTAAGAAAAGTTCATGTTGAAATTCAAAAAAGATTGGCACTGCCTGTAGCATGTCTTGTGCTCGGAATGTTTGCTATGCCCATTGCTTGTATCTTCAGAGGACTTAAGCAGCAATACGGGCTGGTCATTTCAATGGGACTTTTCCTTGTTTATTATACCATGCTTTCGCTTGGAATAACCCTTGGGGAAAGTGGCACATTGTCTCCTTTGATCGGCTTATGGACCCCGAATATTATATTTGCATTTTTTTCCATTTTATTACTGAAAATGGCTGTGATGGAGAATTCATTTAGAATTAGGATTCCGTTTTTAAAGAAAAAAAGTAGGGAGGCAGCATGATTAAGAAATTGCTTCCCGGAAATTTGGCAAAATATGTACTGAAACAAAATATGTTTTTGATGATAGTTTGTCTTGGGGTCGGGACTGGAATTTATCTCCTTTCCGACCTCTTTGACAGGCTTGATGATTTTATTGGAGCCGGACTTGGAATAGGGACAATTCTTCGGTATTTTATTGTTAAAATGCCGCTTATTTTTTCACAGATTCTGCCAGCTGTGTTTCTTCTTTCTATGTTGGTGCAACTCGGTGTAATGGCGAAAGATAAAGAGCTACTTGCGCTTAGAACGGGGGGTATTTCCCTTGGTTGGTTCGTACGGTTTTTTGTTATTTACTCTATATTCTGGAGTATGGGGCAACTCATGTTTTCGCAAGTCATCGGAGTTTACGGAGAGCAGGAAGCTTACCGTATATGGAAAGAGGATGTGAGAAAAAGTCAGTTGGACAAGAGAGTACTGCACAATATCTGGTTCAGGGAAGGAAAGTATGTTGTTGAAGCTGCCGAAGTTATGCCGTTTAGCAACAAAGCAAAGGGTGTAACTGTATATGAATTTGCTGAAGGAGATAATCAGATATTAAAGGTTGTTACCTCAGAAAGAGCAGATGTGAGCGAAAAATATGGTTGGAAACTTGAAGATGCTGTTGAGCTGAGTCCTGATAGTTTCTCATCAAACAAGCACCCTATTTATACTTTGCCGATTAAACTTAATTTAGGAGTATTTAAAGCTGTTGATCCTGGGGCTGATCCTGCGCAGCTCCCATTATGGCAGTTATCTAAAGTTATTAATCAGCTTAAAAGTTCCGGGTCAGATGTAGAAAGCTTAATAACTGCATGGCATTCAAAATGGTCATATGCATTTTCACTTTTGACAATGGCTCTAGTTTCACTTGCACTTATTACTATATCAGAAAATATTTATCTGAATATTGGACTTGGGCTGGCGCTTACTTTTAC
This genomic interval from Desulfovibrio sp. UCD-KL4C contains the following:
- a CDS encoding LptF/LptG family permease, with the protein product MIKKLLPGNLAKYVLKQNMFLMIVCLGVGTGIYLLSDLFDRLDDFIGAGLGIGTILRYFIVKMPLIFSQILPAVFLLSMLVQLGVMAKDKELLALRTGGISLGWFVRFFVIYSIFWSMGQLMFSQVIGVYGEQEAYRIWKEDVRKSQLDKRVLHNIWFREGKYVVEAAEVMPFSNKAKGVTVYEFAEGDNQILKVVTSERADVSEKYGWKLEDAVELSPDSFSSNKHPIYTLPIKLNLGVFKAVDPGADPAQLPLWQLSKVINQLKSSGSDVESLITAWHSKWSYAFSLLTMALVSLALITISENIYLNIGLGLALTFTYYAFFMIGASAGQSGVLPPILAAWIGNIVIGVLAALRIAWVLIPESVGKYFGDQKRLK
- the lptF gene encoding LPS export ABC transporter permease LptF, producing MKLLHRQIFKELFSIFSLSLSGFMGLILIGRLLQFRDLFMGQSLGALEMGKLFLYLCPFFLLVLTPIATMLAIFLTFLRMNSDNEITALKSGGLSLYKLLPAPIIFCILCTCADVFFSLYGLSWGTEHFRDALMEFARTRSQLAIQPGVFNRDFPGLVFYAENVDKEDGMMHSVFVRDSTRKTMTATIVAPQGEIRTDSIRGRLMVHLENGRIYQQNKDQLSVLKFKNYDVRIPLGNLLKGYSVDDPRPKEMAWEKLVRISRGGDRAGDLDQKFLRKVHVEIQKRLALPVACLVLGMFAMPIACIFRGLKQQYGLVISMGLFLVYYTMLSLGITLGESGTLSPLIGLWTPNIIFAFFSILLLKMAVMENSFRIRIPFLKKKSREAA
- a CDS encoding undecaprenyl-diphosphate phosphatase, which translates into the protein MPSLYAAAILGVVEGLTEFLPVSSTGHLIITGNLLGFTGDKAASFEVAIQLGAILAVVLLYWPLFWGLLFPKQGKKFSGVRGLYLLFLTSLPASILGLIAHDAIKKYLFNPYTVAWALLVGAIMILFVERKERKPECFTLDEMTPKLALGIGCFQCLALWPGFSRSASTIMGGMILGAKRKVAAEYSFIAAVPIMFAATGYDMLKSYKLFTMADMSFLAIGFIVSFISAWIAVKGFIYLLGKLTLRPFAYYRLALAPLILYFWS